The region TAAAGCCCCATAAGAATCGCAATGGGAATGGTCATAGCGATCGTAAAAAAGCCCCAAGGCGAATGCGCTAAAGCCTTCACCACCACCATCGCTAAAATCGCAATGATAATGAGCATGATCCCTAAAATGCCAAGACTTGCGATCATGCCTACAAATTGACCCATTTCAAGCTTGATCATTTCGCCTAAAGACTTGCCATCGCGCCTAATGGAAGCAAAAAGCACCACAAAATCATGCACGCAACCCCCTAAAACCGAGCCTATCAAAATCCATAAGATAGAGGGCAAGTAACCCATTTGAGCGGCCAGTATCGGACCTACTAAAGGGCCAGCCCCAGCAATAGCGGCGAAATGATGCCCAAAGGTGATGGCTTTATCCGTAGGCACAAAATCCTTGCCGTCATTCCTTATACATGCGGGCGTGGCTCTGTTATCGTCTAGCTTTAACACCCTATAAGCGATAAAATGGCTATAAAAACGATAGCCTATGCTATAAATGCAAGCGCTCGCTACTACAAGCCATAGTGTGTTAATGCTCTCGCCCTTGTGTAAGGCTAACACCCCTAAACAGATCGCCCCTAAAATAGCGGCAAAAACCCAAGCCAAAGAAACTAAACTTTTTTGCATGTCCTCTCCATTTAATGGTTGTTTAACCATTGTTGTTAATTTCAGCCAGTTTTTTTATTATAATCCAAATTTTCTTTGAATAAGGACTGAATGGCTCATAAACTTCCCATAATAAAGATTTGGGTTTTCCAAACTTCTAACAATTGGGGCAAATGAGAGCTGTTTTTTAATGTGGTGCGTTAAGCGCCATCAATTTTAAGGTAAGCGTTATGGCATTAGATTGGGATTTTATGTTTCACTCCATCCCTGCGTTTTTTAAGGGATTAGAACTCACGCTTTATATTTCTTTTTTTGGGATTTTGCTCTCTCTTTTGGTGGGGTTTTTGTGCGCGATCGTTTTGTATTTTAAAACGCGCTTTCTCTCTCCTATTGTCTATATCTATGGCGAAATCGCTAGGAACACGCCCCTACTCATCCAGCTTTTCTTTTTGTATTATGGGTTGAATGAAATCGGTTTGAGCGCTTTAGAGTGCGCGATTTTAGCGTTAGGGTTTTTGGGTGGGGGGTATATGAGTCAAAGTTTTTTGCTTGGGTTTAAGAGCTTGGCTTCCATTCAAAGAGAAAGCGCTTTGAGTTTAGGGTTTGGCCCTTTGAAAATGATGTATTATATTATTCTGCCTCAAAGCTTAAGCGTTTCCATGCCTTCCATAGGGGCAAATGTGATTTTTTTACTCAAAGAAACTTCGGTGGTGGGCGCGATAGCCCTAACCGATATTATGTTTGTGGCGAAAGATTTTATTGGCATTTATTACAAAACGACTGAAAGCCTGTTGATGTTAAGCCTCACTTATTTGATCGCTTTGCTCCCTTTGAGCGCTTTGTTTGTGATCTTAGAGCGTTCTTTTAAAAAGAAAGTGGCTTAAAATGGGAGTTTTGTTAGAATTAGACAATCTTAAGCGTTTGTTAGAAGGGTTTGAAACCACTCTTTTAATCGCTCTTAGCTCTGCAATGATTTCAATCGTTGTTGGAATACTTTTGGGGAGTTTGATGGCGTTTGGTTCTAAAATAATGGTTTTAGCGTGTCGTGTGTATTTAGAAAGCATTCGCATCATCCCGCTTTTAGCATGGCTTTTTATCGTGTATTTTGGGTTAGCGAGCTGGTTTGATTTGCATATTAGTGCGGTTTTAGCGAGCGTTATTGTTTTTAGCTTGTGGGGGGGTGCTGAAATGATGGATTTGACTAGAGGGGTTTTAACTTCCGTGAGCAAACACCAAGTAGAAAGCGCTCTGGCTTTAGGCTTAGATTCAAAAAAGGTGATTTTTAATATTATTTTCCCCCAAAGCTTTTTGTCTTTATTGCCCTCAAGCCTTAATTTATTCACGCGCATGATTAAAACCACGGTCTTAGTCTCTCTCATTGGAGCGATTGATTTGTTAAAAGTGGGCCAGCAAATCATAGAGCTTAACCTCTTACGCATGCCTAATGCGAGCTTTGTGGTTTATGGCGTTATCTTAATGTTTTATTTTAGTTTATGCTATAGTTTGAGCCTGTATAGTTCCTATTTAGAAAAAAAATTCCAATACATTAGAGGGTAAAATGAGCGCGATTTTAGAAACCAAAGGGTTAAAAAAAACCTATCAAAACCATTTGGTTTTAGACGGCATCAATTTCACTTTGAATAAGGGTGAAGTGGCAGTGATTTTAGGGCCTAGCGGGTGCGGGAAAAGCACTTTTTTAAAATGTTTGAACGGGCTTGAAAAGATTGATGGAGGTGAAATTCTTTTTGAAAACACTAACCTTAATACGCCAACCACTAATTGGAATCAAATGCGCCAAAAAATAGGCATGGTGTTTCAAAATTATGAATTGTTCCCGCATTTAAATGTGCTGGATAATATCTTACTCGCTCCTTTAAAAGTGCAAAAACGATCCAAAGATGAGGTCATTTCTCAAGCCGTAGAGCTTTTAAAGCGAGTGGGTTTGGAGCATAAACAACAAGCTTACCCTAAAGAATTGAGCGGTGGGCAAAAACAACGAGTAGCCATCGTGCGTTCTTTATGCATGCGGCCAAAAATCATGCTTTTTGATGAAGTAACCGCCTCATTAGACCCTGAAATGGTTAAAGAAGTTTTAGAAGTGATTTTAGAATTAGCCACAACGGGCATGAGCATGGTGATTGTAACGCATGAAATGAAATTCGCCCAAAAAATCGCTAGCAAAGTCGTGTTTTTTGATAGCGGTAAAATCGCTGAAGAAAACAGCGCTAAAGAATTTTTTAACCACCCGAAATCTCAAAGAGCGCAAAAATTTTTAGAAACTTTCCATTTTTTAGGGAGCTGTTAAACAAGTTTTGCTAAAAAGATGATTTTAATTTCAAAAAAAGGTGTTTTTATGAAAACGAACGGGCTTTTTAAAATGTGGGGGCTATTTTTAGTTTTAATCGCTTTAGTCTTTAATGCATGCTCTGATAGCCATAAAGAAAAGAAAGACGCTTTAGAAGTCATTAAACAAAGAGGGGTTTTAAAAGTGGGGGTTTTTAGCGATAAGCCTCCTTTTGGATCTGTGGATTCTAAAGGGAAATATCAAGGCTATGATGTAGTCATCGCTAAACGCATGGCCCTTGATTTATTGGGCGATGAAAATAAGATTGAGTTTATTCCTGTAGAAGCTTCAGCTAGGGTGGAATTTTTAAAAGCCAATAAAGTGGATATTATCATGGCTAATTTCACGCGCACTAAAGAAAGAGAAAAAGCCGTGGATTTCGCTAAGCCGTATATGAAAGTCGCTTTGGGGGTGATTTCTAAAGATGGGGTCATTAAAAATATAGAAGAGTTGAAGGATAAAGAGTTGATTGTGAATAAAGGCACGACAGCGGATTTTTATTTCACTAAAAATTACCCCAACATCAAACTTTTGAAATTTGAGCAAAACACAGAGACTTTTTTAGCCCTTTTAAACAATAAGGCTACCGCTCTAGCCCATGACAACACTTTGTTGCTCGCTTGGGCGAAACAGCACCCTGAGTTTAAATTAGGCATTACAAGCCTTGGCGATAAGGATGTGATCGCTCCAGCGATTAAAAAAGGCAACCCTAAGCTTTTAGAATGGTTGAATAACGAAATTGATTCCCTCATTTCTAGCGACTTTTTAAAAGAAGCTTACAAGGAAACTTTAGAGCCTGTTTATGGCGATGAAATCAAACCGGAAGAAATTATTTTTGAATGATTTCTTTAGGCTTTGATTTCTTGACAGAACGCGTTTTTGTTGCTAAATTAGCAATTTTGTGATCTTTTTGTTTTTCATTTTGGGATATATTTGTTTGATTTTACATTGAAAGGATTTGTTGATGAGTTATTTTTATAAGCGTTGTTTGAAATTTTCATTAATTGGGTTGCTAGGGCTTTTGAGCGTTCAGCTTGACGCTAGGAGTTTTGTTGATGGGGATTTAGACATTCAAAAATTCAGCTATGAAGATTCTCTACTTAAAAAGGGAGATCCTAATGGCGTGCATAAGGTTCAGGTGCGAGATTATAAAGGCAAAATGCAAGAAGCTGAGATCCACTCAGAAATACGCATTGCGGTTAAACCGGGGGTTAAAAAAGAAGTTAAAAAAGGCAAAATTTATAGCGCTCAAATCAATGATGGCATGTGCTATGCTTTTAGAATGCTCCAAACCGGCGATAATACCACAGGCCTTGATTCTAAAGAGTTCCCCAAGCAAAGTCGTGAAAAAAAGGGCCGAGTGATCACCTTAATCGGTAAAGATGAAGTGCCTTATCTTATTTTAGAGACGGATTGCCAAGTGGGTGATATTGCAAAGATCTCTTTGGTGGGTAATTTTGATGGCACTGGGTTTCTTACGGAATATAAATTCAAAGACACTAAACCCATTTACTAGTCTTTATTCTTTGCTTCATTCTTAAAATCTCTTAATCTTTTGTAATTAGGGGATTTTTCTTATTCATTGCGGATATTTTTGATTGCATCTTAAAAATTTTAAAAACCCTGTTTGTGTTTTTGCCTCAAGTTGTTAAAAAAGCTCTGCTCTCATCAAATACTGACAAATAAAACCTTTTATAGAGCGCTTGCTTGATTAAAGTCAAGTTCTTTATTACTGATTTTTAAAACAAGATAAAAGAAAGGAAAGAAGAAAGAAACCCCCCCCTTTTTTTAGGAGTTTTCTTCTTGCTTATACCCTTTAAGCGCAAAGAAGAGAATATAAAAATAGCACAATAACGGCACACCATAAGCGTAGAGCAAATTTGATTCGGTTGCTGTTAGCATGTCTGTAACCGCACCTTGAATGGGGGGGATTAACGCTCCTCCCACAATCGCCATGCTAATCACTCCAGAAGCCTTAGAAGTGAGATGCCCTAAATTGAGCGTAGCCAAAGAAAAGATGGTAGGGAACATGATAGAGTTGAAAAAGCCCACAAAAGTCAGAGCGAATAGAGCGATCTTGCCTCCAATAAGAATGGCTAAAGCAATGAGAACAATAGAGCTTAAGGCGTTGAAAGCCAGGTATTTATTAGGGGCAATTTTATTCATCAAAACACTGCCTAAGAAACGGCCCACCATCGCGCCGCCCCAATAATACACCAAGTAATGCGCGCTTGATTGAGGGTCTAAATTCAAAAGCTTTTCAAAGCTTAGCACCAAGAATGAGCCAATCGCCACTTCTCCCCCCACATAAAAAAAGATCCCCAAAGCCCCAAAAACAAAGTGTTTGTGCGAAAACAGGCTTTTTTGAGTCGTTTCTTTAGGCATTTCTTTTTCCACATCAGGCAATTTCAAAAGATACATCACAAGCGCTAAAATGAGCGAAAACACCGCCAAGCCCAAATAAGGCATTTGAACGCTTTTAGCGTCCGCTAATTTGTCTATCAAACTTGCATTATCGCCCATTTTAGTCGTGCTAAAAATCAACAAGCTCCCAAAAATAGGCCCTAAAGTCGTGCCAAGCGAATTGAACGCCTGGACTAAAACCAGGTTTCTGGCTTCTTTACCTTTAGAAAGCAAGGTTACAAAAGGATTGCCGGCGGTTTGCAAGCACACGATCCCGCTCGCTAAAACAAACAACGCTCCTAAAAAAAACCCATAAGAGCCAAAATGCGCCGCCGGATAAAACAACGCACACCCCGTCGCTGTGATCACAAAACCAAGCACCACGCCAAAAGGGTAGCCGATTTTACTGATCACGTTCCCAAAGACTCCCCCCATGATAAAATACGCCCCAAAAAAGCAAAATTGAATGAGCGAAGCTTCAAAATAGGTCAAGTCAAAAATGGGCTTTAAGTGTGGGATCAAAATGTCGTTTAAAACCGTGATAAAACCCATTAGAAAGAATAGCGCTGTCAAACTCCCCAGCGCCAGAGTGTTAGAAGTTTTTTGCATACCTTCTCCTTTTTTATTGAGTTGATATAATAATAATGATATTACAATTATTTTAAGATAATAATCTGTCTAAATAAAGAAAAAGAGGCATGAAATGAGTAAAAAATGCAAAGCCCCTTAAAAAGAGCTTAACGAAAGATAAATACAGAAACAGAAATGATGCAGAGAATGATGATGCCTGAATTGAGCGCTTTGAAGTCTTTTTGAACCAATTTGATGATACTATAAGACAAAAAGCCAAAGGCTAAGCCATCGGCAATGGAGAAGGTTAAGGGCATCATCACCACGGT is a window of Helicobacter pylori NQ4053 DNA encoding:
- a CDS encoding transporter substrate-binding domain-containing protein; the protein is MKTNGLFKMWGLFLVLIALVFNACSDSHKEKKDALEVIKQRGVLKVGVFSDKPPFGSVDSKGKYQGYDVVIAKRMALDLLGDENKIEFIPVEASARVEFLKANKVDIIMANFTRTKEREKAVDFAKPYMKVALGVISKDGVIKNIEELKDKELIVNKGTTADFYFTKNYPNIKLLKFEQNTETFLALLNNKATALAHDNTLLLAWAKQHPEFKLGITSLGDKDVIAPAIKKGNPKLLEWLNNEIDSLISSDFLKEAYKETLEPVYGDEIKPEEIIFE
- a CDS encoding amino acid ABC transporter permease; its protein translation is MALDWDFMFHSIPAFFKGLELTLYISFFGILLSLLVGFLCAIVLYFKTRFLSPIVYIYGEIARNTPLLIQLFFLYYGLNEIGLSALECAILALGFLGGGYMSQSFLLGFKSLASIQRESALSLGFGPLKMMYYIILPQSLSVSMPSIGANVIFLLKETSVVGAIALTDIMFVAKDFIGIYYKTTESLLMLSLTYLIALLPLSALFVILERSFKKKVA
- a CDS encoding ABC transporter permease subunit (The N-terminal region of this protein, as described by TIGR01726, is a three transmembrane segment that identifies a subfamily of ABC transporter permease subunits, which specificities that include histidine, arginine, glutamine, glutamate, L-cystine (sic), the opines (in Agrobacterium) octopine and nopaline, etc.), with product MGVLLELDNLKRLLEGFETTLLIALSSAMISIVVGILLGSLMAFGSKIMVLACRVYLESIRIIPLLAWLFIVYFGLASWFDLHISAVLASVIVFSLWGGAEMMDLTRGVLTSVSKHQVESALALGLDSKKVIFNIIFPQSFLSLLPSSLNLFTRMIKTTVLVSLIGAIDLLKVGQQIIELNLLRMPNASFVVYGVILMFYFSLCYSLSLYSSYLEKKFQYIRG
- a CDS encoding amino acid ABC transporter ATP-binding protein, with the protein product MSAILETKGLKKTYQNHLVLDGINFTLNKGEVAVILGPSGCGKSTFLKCLNGLEKIDGGEILFENTNLNTPTTNWNQMRQKIGMVFQNYELFPHLNVLDNILLAPLKVQKRSKDEVISQAVELLKRVGLEHKQQAYPKELSGGQKQRVAIVRSLCMRPKIMLFDEVTASLDPEMVKEVLEVILELATTGMSMVIVTHEMKFAQKIASKVVFFDSGKIAEENSAKEFFNHPKSQRAQKFLETFHFLGSC
- a CDS encoding sugar MFS transporter; the encoded protein is MQKTSNTLALGSLTALFFLMGFITVLNDILIPHLKPIFDLTYFEASLIQFCFFGAYFIMGGVFGNVISKIGYPFGVVLGFVITATGCALFYPAAHFGSYGFFLGALFVLASGIVCLQTAGNPFVTLLSKGKEARNLVLVQAFNSLGTTLGPIFGSLLIFSTTKMGDNASLIDKLADAKSVQMPYLGLAVFSLILALVMYLLKLPDVEKEMPKETTQKSLFSHKHFVFGALGIFFYVGGEVAIGSFLVLSFEKLLNLDPQSSAHYLVYYWGGAMVGRFLGSVLMNKIAPNKYLAFNALSSIVLIALAILIGGKIALFALTFVGFFNSIMFPTIFSLATLNLGHLTSKASGVISMAIVGGALIPPIQGAVTDMLTATESNLLYAYGVPLLCYFYILFFALKGYKQEENS